From Vigna radiata var. radiata cultivar VC1973A unplaced genomic scaffold, Vradiata_ver6 scaffold_184, whole genome shotgun sequence, the proteins below share one genomic window:
- the LOC106778823 gene encoding probable serine/threonine-protein kinase PBL6 codes for MESPPTPSYVVVACDATRDRTENEIKLVVDHVRSRGSFLSHGDKLLVLCVLHKVSHPMGYQTLACPESFAGTNFRTMEEEVKKKVDTYANELLSCYEDFEREGATIEIKVTAGFPIKQVVLQEITNYNASWIILDRHIRRDLRYHLNKLPCKVALVKDDLSLEIWKSHNTHDTKVTATKFVFSLSKFVSLSDCHCIEDIEHSIVSFKSYPHSIVASDTSTTIRSYTKQSSVNRSRDYSSVSEFGSSSKQERSGISIKGEYRYLTSSQIDHKPNQSDFLPKHSDAPLLCTGCGTRTELSISDSMKFSYSDIQLATNDFSKENLLGEGGYGHVYKGVLKDGQQIAAKVRKEESSQGFSEFHSEVYVLSFXRHKNIVMLLGYCCKERKNILIYEYICNKSLHWHLFENKAAVLEWHQRYAIAIGIAKGLRFLHEECRGGPIIHRDMRPSNILLTHDIVPMLGDFGLAKWKTGNETPQTRIMGTLGYLAPEYAEDGIVSEGTDVYSYGIILLQLISGRQVGNSNNPEQQQSLRQWAEPMIEKLALHELIDTRLAESYDTYELYLMAKAAYFCVQRKPEMRPSMGEVVRLLEGESSHFHSLEDQFVPNFNG; via the exons atGGAAAGCCCTCCTACTCCTTCTTACGTCGTGGTTGCATGTGATGCCACAAGGGACCGCACTGAAAACGAGATCAAACTCGTTGTTGATCATGTCCGGTCCAGGGGTTCCTTTCTCTCTCATGGTGACAAGCTGCTTGTGCTTTGTGTGTTGCACAAAGTGTCTCACCCCA TGGGGTACCAGACATTAGCATGTCCCGAGTCATTTGCTGGAACCAACTTTCGTACAATGGAGGAAGAAGTCAAAAAGAAAGTTGATACGTATGCTAATGAGCTTTTATCATgttatgaagattttgaaagagaAGGG GCTACTATTGAAATTAAAGTCACCGCAGGATTTCCAATTAAACAAGTTGTTTTACAGGAGATTACAAACTATAATGCATCATGGATAATACTTGACAG ACATATTCGGCGCGACCTTAGATACCACCTTAACAAGTTGCCATGTAAGGTTGCACTCGTTAAAGATGACTTGTCTCTGGAAATTTGGAAATCTCATAATACACATGACACAAAGGTCACAGCAACaaagtttgtattttctttatcaaagtTTGTGTCGCTATCAGATTGTCATTGTATTGAAGACATTGAGCACTCAATTGTCTCTTTCAAAAGCTATCCCCATTCTATAGTTGCTTCTGATACCAGTACTACGATTAGGAGCTATACGAAGCAGTCAAGTGTTAACAGGTCGCGCGATTACAGTTCCGTATCAGAATTTGGATCCTCTTCTAAGCAAGAAAGATCAG GCATAAGCATTAAAGGAGAATATAGGTATCTCACTAGTTCTCAGATTGACCATAAGCCAAACCAAAGTGATTTTCTGCCAAAACATTCAGATGCACCGCTTCTTTGTACTGGCTGTGGGACAAGAACTGAGTTATCTATCTCAGACTCAATGAAGTTCAGCTACTCTGACATACAACTTGCAACAAATGACTTTTCAAAGGAGAACTTATTAGGTGAAGGTGGCTATGGTCACGTATACAAGGGCGTGCTTAAAGATGGACAGCAAATTGCGGCAAAGGTAAGGAAAGAAGAAAGTTCACAAGGATTTTCTGAATTTCATTCTGAGGTCTATGTCTTAAGTTTTGNCCGACACAAGAATATAGTGATGCTGTTGGGTTATTGTtgcaaagaaaggaaaaacatcctcatttatgaatatatttgcAACAAGTCTCTCCATTGGCATTTATTTG AAAATAAGGCAGCAGTTCTTGAGTGGCACCAGAGGTATGCTATTGCCATTGGGATTGCAAAGGGATTGCGTTTTCTACACGAGGAATGCCGTGGTGGTCCTATTATTCATCGGGACATGCGACCAAGCAATATACTTCTCACCCACGATATTGTTCCCATG CTAGGTGACTTTGGCCTTGCTAAATGGAAGACTGGTAATGAAACTCCTCAAACAAGGATAATGGGCACATTAGG ATACCTTGCTCCTGAGTATGCCGAAGACGGTATTGTTTCTGAGGGAACAGATGTGTACTCTTATGGCATTATCCTGTTACAATTGATATCAGGACGGCAGGTTGGCAATTCCAACAATCCAGAACAACAACAATCTCTCCGACAATGG GCTGAGCCAATGATAGAGAAGTTAGCCTTACATGAACTGATTGACACTCGTCTAGCGGAATCATATGACACCTATGAACTGTACCTCATGGCCAAAGCAGCATACTTCTGTGTGCAAAGGAAGCCTGAGATGCGTCCCTCAATGGGAGAG GTTGTGCGACTTCTCGAGGGAGAAAGTAGCCACTTCCACTCTTTGGAAGATCAATTTGTACCTAATTTTAACGGCTAA
- the LOC106778836 gene encoding 2-oxoisovalerate dehydrogenase subunit alpha 2, mitochondrial, whose product MASWLFARSRTLFSTPQRSKPFFFLPFLNHSFRSTTLPHRNSPTLFCFSRHESTKADAQLELEHDVTEDDVNQAIDFPGGKVGFTSEMTFISETAQKRVPCYRVLDDNGELVKYSNYVQVSKEMGVKMYSHMVTLQTMDSIFYEVQRQGRISFYVTQMGEEAVNIASAAALAPDDIVLPQYREPGVLLWRGFTLQQFVHQCFGNTYDLGKGRQMPIHYGSNKHNYFTVSSPIATQLPQAVGAAYSLKMDGKSACAVTFCGDGGTSEGDFHAAMNFAAVMDAPVVFICRNNGWAISTPVQEQFRSDGIVVKGKAYDIWGIRVDGNDALAVYSAVHTAREIAIREQRPILIEALTYRVGHHSTSDDSTKYRAIDEIEYWKMARNPVSRFKRWVERNGWWSDKDELELRSSIRKQLMQAIQVAEKAQKPPLEDMFTDVYDQVPSNLQEQERLLRKSIEKHPKDYPSDVPL is encoded by the exons ATGGCATCGTGGTTGTTCGCAAGGTCTAGAACCTTATTCTCTACACCTCAACGCAGCAAACCCTTCTTCTTCCTACCATTTCTTAACCACTCCTTTCGATCGACAACACTGCCTCACAGAAACTCACCAACCCTTTTCTGCTTCTCACGTCATGAATCAACCAAAGCTGATGCACAGTTAGAATTGGAGCATGATGTCACCGAGGACGACGTTAATCAG GCGATTGATTTTCCTGGAGGAAAAGTTGGATTTACTTCTGAAATGACATTCATTTCTGAGACTGCTCAGAAAAGGGTGCCCTGTTATCGTGTTCTTGATGACAATGGTGAGCTCGTTAAATACAGCAACTATGTGCAG GTTAGCAAGGAAATGGGTGTGAAGATGTATTCTCACATGGTCACTCTTCAAACTATGGACAGCATATTCTATGAAGTGCAGAGGCAAGGCAGAATTTCCTTCTATGTCACGCAAATGGGGGAAGAAGCAGTTAACATTGCATCCGCAGCTGCACTTGCTCCTGATGATATCGTATTGCCTCAGTACCGAGAACCTGGAGTTTTACTGTGGCGTGGTTTTACACTGCAACAATTTGTCCATCAGTGCTTTGGAAACACTTATGATTTGGGGAAAGGCAGACAGATGCCCATACATTATGGATCAAACAAGCACAATTACTTCACAGTCTCATCCCCCATTGC AACACAACTTCCTCAAGCTGTGGGGGCTGCGTATTCTCTTAAAATGGATGGCAAAAGTGCATGTGCAGTCACTTTTTGTGGGGATGGTGGCACCAGTGAG GGAGATTTTCATGCTGCCATGAATTTTGCAGCTGTGATGGATGCCCCTGTTGTTTTCATCTGTCGTAACAACGGATGGGCCATCAGTACACCTGTACAAGAACAATTTCGAA GTGATGGAATTGTAGTGAAAGGTAAAGCTTATGACATCTGGGGTATCAGAGTAGATGGAAATGATGCTCTTGCAGTTTATAGTGCAGTTCACACTGCTAGAGAAATCGCTATTAGAGAACAAAGACCTATTTTAATTGAG GCTCTCACTTATAGAGTAGGACATCACTCTACATCTGATGATTCAACTAAGTACCGGGCAATTGATGAGATTGAATATTGGAAGATGGCAAGAAATCCTGTGAGTAGATTCAAGAGATGGGTGGAAAGGAATGGTTGGTGGAGTGACAAGGATGAATTGGAGCTTAGAAGCAGTATTAGGAAACag CTAATGCAAGCGATTCAGGTGGCAGAGAAAGCACAAAAACCTCCACTCGAGGACATGTTCACTGATGTCTATGACCAAGTGCCATCAAACCTTCAGGAGCAAGAAAGATTACTAAGGAAATCCATCGAGAAGCATCCGAAGGACTACCCTTCTGATGTTCCTTTGTAG